A window of Chthoniobacterales bacterium genomic DNA:
GCGCTGGTTTTTTCCTCACCTAATAAAGACTCCGTGGTCAAGGCCGGAAGCGCCGCGCCGAGCATGGCGTAACTTTCGCCGTCGAGAGAGAGCGTGATCTGTGAACCGCCCGCCACAATCGCGAGATGGCGCCAGATGTTAACAGCCAGCGGCTGGCCTGTGGCGACGCTGCGCTGGGTGCCGGCGGCATTGCTCACCTCGACATAGGGAACGCCGTTGTCCACGCCAATCAAGAGAGCGTTCACGCCGTCTTTGCGGCTGTAAATGACAGCGCTGGGGGCCAGTGTGGACGGCTTGATCCAAGCGGACCAAGTGAGGTTTCCGCCCTCAGTCGTATTCAACTGCGGTGCCGCCGGGATGCTAATATCCTTCGCTCCGTCGAGCCGCAATCCGCTGCCAATGATCGAACCTTCCACGGGGATTCCCGAGGTGTTGGCCGTGATGGCCGATGCCGAGGAATCGGCCGGGGCAGAGCCTTTTTCCGCGAAGTGCCAAACGAGAACGGTGTCCGCGTCGTAGGTCGCCTTGGCGTCACCAGATTTCTCTGCGGCAGCGTTTCCGTAGTAGAGCCAGATGTTAGTCGCAATGTTAGGTTTGAGCTCGGGGATCTTCACCCAGACAAAGGCCTCGTTCAGGAGCGAGTCGTATTTCTCAATGTGAAAGGCTAGCGGAGTCTTGTCGTCACCGGCCACGAATCGAATGTCACTCCCGTCTTCTTTCGCCGCCAGAAACTGGAAGTTGCCGTCGTGCAGGCGAACTAACACGGGCGCAGTTCCAATCGGTTCGCTGATAGCATTGGAACTCGTATCAACGGTGATTTTTTTGCGAAGGGTCCACTCCGGTTTCCACCAGGCATGGGATGAACTGGAAAGGGCGATGATCGCGAGAATGGTTAGCAGGAAGGTTTTCATAAAAAAGGTTAGAAGTCGGCCCACAAACGGAAGTTGAGCCGGACATCGTGCGCCTGCGTCTGGCCCTGGCTAATCAACGGCATGGCCAGGTCGATGGAGCCGTTGTAATGGTCGGCCAGTTGCATGTGCGTGCCGACGCCGATGGAGGCCAGTTCGAAGCGCGATTCCTGCGCGGGCAGCGGCTCGTGAATGGTAAGGAGCCCGCTGTCCACGAAGGCGTAAACGCGCCATTCGTTGCCGCGATCCCGCAGCCACGGGAGGACTTTGAAGAGATTCAGCGTGCGCAGTTCCAGCGTGCCAAAAAGGGCGTTGTCACCCGGCACTTCGGACTCCAGATAGCCGCGTGCGGTGCCCACTCCGCCGCCGCTGAATTGCTCCGCGCTGAGTAGTGGCTGGTCGGAAAGTTGGCCCTGGATTTTGCCGTAGATTTGGTTGCCGCCGAGGAATTCGTGGGTGTGCGAAAGGTCGCCCCGGATATAAATGAAACTCCCGTCGGATTTGAAGCGGCTGTTGGAAAATTGCTCCTCGCTGCTGCCAGTGCCTCGAACATGCATGGTGACGCCTGCATTGAACTCGGTCTGCGAATTTTTCCCCACCCGGCTCGCGGTGTAGGCGGCGCTGATCGGATAATAACTCACCGGCGACTGGATCTGGCCGGTGCCGAGGTTCACGTTTTGGTCGAAGTGTTTGTAGTCGAGCCCGAGGCTGACGGAATGGTAGAAGTCCTTTCCCGGTGGCAACGTGATCATGGCCCGCGCGCCGATGATTTCGCCACGTCCGGCCACTGCCGCGCCACCTAATGTGGAGACATTGCTGTCCTGCTTGGTGCCCTGCAAAATGAAGCTGAGCCAGGGCGTTTTTTCGAGTCGAGTTAGATAGTAACCTGAGATGACTTTGGCTTCATCCGGCTCCTGCGGAACGATTTGAAAACTCAATCCGGCAGAGTGCCCGAGCTGCCAGAGATTGTTGTAACTGATCGAGCCATTCGCGCGCAGCTCGCTGGTGTTGGCGCTGTAACGGTTGTTGAGTTCCAAGCTGCCGTGGAGCGGAAACGTGTCCTTCACTTCCAGGTCAATGTCCACCGTTCCAGGCTCGATCCCGGCGCGCAAAGCGGGAGTTACGCGTCGGTCAGGAAGCTGGTTGAGTGCCACGATGTCGCGGGTAACGTCGTTGAAGTTCACCACCTTTCCCTCGGCCAGTGACGGAGCCATGCGCTTAATCTGGGCGAGGGAGAAATAGCGCGAGCCATTCACACGCAGACGCCCGACTTTTCCTTCGACAACTTTCAGGAAAACCACTCCGCCGCGTCCGGTTTGCTGCGGCACCTGCACCTCGACGGTCTGGTAGCCCTTGTCCTTGTAAGCCTTCTCCAGCGCCGCCCGCGCCTGCTCGACATCCTCCTCCGAACGCCCCGGACCCATGAACGGATAGACCGCTTTTTCCACCTCAATGCGCGGCAAGACTTGCGCCCCAGAAACACGATATTCCCGGATATACATCGGCCCAGCCCCCGGCTCCGGCGAAGTCTGCGCGGCGGACAGAACGCTTCCACTGAAGGCGAAGATCGCCATCAGGAGATGAAACATTAGTCGTTTGCGTTGTCCGTTTTTTTGCATGAAGCCCCGATAAATTTTCGAGGGTCGCCACGTTACGAACCAACCGTCAGAGCGGCAAAAGGATTACCGTTACAATTGCGTGACAGCCATTGCGGATGTCCCAACCCCATCTATATCGGGACACCAGCGACCTGATATGAATGAGAAAATAATAGTCGTCGATGACGAAACGGACCTGGCCGAACTCATAGTTTTTCACCTGACAAAAGCGAACTACCAGGTGTCCACTGTCGCCGATGGGGTGGAGGCATTGGCCACGATTCGCGCCGAGATGCCCGCGTTGGTGGTGCTGGATCTGATGCTGCCGGGCATCTCCGGGTTAGAGATTTGCCGGACCCTAAAAGGCGATTCCAACACCGCGCGCATAGCGATCATTATGCTAACAGCCAAAGCCGGGGAAACGGATCGGATCGTGGGATTCGAGCTGGGTGCGGATGATTATGTGGTTAAACCCTTCAGCCCGCGCGAACTCGTGCTGCGAGTCGATGCCGTGGTGCGCAGAAACCGGGCTGAGACAAAACCGAACCGCTTGGTCGCAGGCAAGGTCACTGTGGACCTGATGAAGCACTCGGTCGAAGTAGCAGGCAAAGTAATTGATTGCACGGCGACGGAGTTCAAGCTGATCTCGACCTTAGTCGAACGACAGGGTATAGTGCAAAGCCGCGACCGCTTACTTGCCGATGTGTGGGGTTACGAAGCGAAGATGGACAGTCGGACCGTGGATACCCACATGCGACGCTTGCGCGAAAAGCTAGGAAAATACGGCAGCTATTTGCAGACTGTTAGAGGCTTTGGTTATCGGGTGAATCTGGAGATTGATCAGTGATTCAATATACTTTCAATTTGGAGTGGTTAAGATAGAGGGCTTTAGTCAGAGCAAATGTGGTAAAGCGGCACGTTCTTCGAACGATAAACCAATTCCAGGGCCTGTCGGAAAATCATTTCTCACCGCGAAATGGAAATCGCTTTATGGCCTAAATAGAAAACTACCTCAGCTTTTTTCGAAAAGCACTCCATACGAGTCAGCATGTGGAGTGCTTGTGGAAAAAGTTAACGCCTGCACTACTAGGCCGATAATGGCACCGAGTGCTGCACCAAAAAGCACATAGATAATGTTCTCAATCACGAGTGCCGTTTTAAACGTAATCTGGTGCGTGGGATCGCTAGAAATCATAACCTGAATGAGCATTGCTGGAAATGCCACAAGTGCTGTGAGCACACCTGCATAAACATGGAGATACACGTTGGTCTCGCCACTCATTTCGTCCAACGCATATAGAACATCTGCCAAAACTGGAATCGACAGAAACAAGAATGCCGCAAAAACTGTAATGCGAAAAGTCCATGAGTGGGTTTGCAACCTCATGTCGTATTGTTCATCGCTTTCAGTAGCACGGCAACATCATTGGCCTTGTATCTGAACAAAGCGATGAAAGGAAAGCGACAGCAGAGTGGTGAAGGGACAAGGTTGGCAATGACTCTGGGGAAGCCGCAAGCGCCTGAAGGCTTTGCACGGGCGCAAGTTCGTGCGTTGACCTTGATCGTTAGATTGGCTCCCCGCCTTTTTGATCCATCCCGCAGAGTATCGAAGGCCGCACCTTTCGGTGTGAGCCTGCATCACAAGGTCGGGCGAGGTCATTTGCACAAGGTCGGGCGAGGTCATTTGCACAAGGTCGGGCGAGGTCATTTGCACAAGGTCGGGGAACCGGAGTCAGACCTAAATCCAAACCCATGAAAAAACAAGACAAGTCTCCATTGTTATTAGCTTCCATCGACGTCAGTGCCAGCGAGCTAGTCGTCGCCATCGCCAACGCCGATCCCCAGCCGCCGTCGATTAAAACCCATCCCAACACCGCTACCGGGCACCGGCAGCTCCTGCTTCAGCTCACTCGCCAGGGCGACCGCAACCGGGTCGCACTCGAAAGCACCGGCGTCTATGGTCTGGGCGTCGCCCTGCACCTGCAAAGCCATCCCCAGATCGAAGTCATGATCGTCAACCCACGCGCGATCAAAGACTTCATCCGCGCCACCATGACCCGGGCCAAGACTGACCGCGTCGACGTCCTCGGCATCCTCGACTACCTGCGCCGCATGCCCTTTGTGCCCTGGACACCACCTGCTGCCGACGTGCTCAGCCTCCAGCAGATCACCCGCCGACTCACCTAGCTCAAGGGCGAAAAGACCCGTGAGCAAAACCGCCTGCACGCCATCGCGCTAGTGCCCACGCAGAAGATCATCGCACGCGATCTGAAACTCAACATCGCCCATCTGGAACGCCGCATCGCCACCATGGAAAAAGCCGCCCTCCAGCTCGCCCAATCCAGTCCTCTTCTAGCCCGGCCACTGGAGTTGATTACCACCATCCCTGGCATCGCACACAAGAGCGGACTGCGCTTGTTAGGAGAACTGTTAGTCCTTCCCTCTGGACTGAAAGCGCCGCAATGGGTGGCGCACGCCGGACTCGATCCAAGACCTTTTGAAAGCGGCACCTCAGTCAACAAACCGCGCCGCCTCTCGAAGACCGGCAACACCCACCTCCGTGCCTCCCTCTTCCTTCCCGCGTTAGTTGCCATCCGGCGCAGTGCGCCAATCAAAGCCTGCTGCAAAGCACTGCTGGCTCACGGCAAGAAACCAAAAGTGGCCGTCATCGCCATCATGCGCAAACTGCTGCATTCCATGTGGGGCATCCTCCACCATCAACAACCCTTCAATCCCTTCCTCTTTTACCAACCAAACCCAACACTTACCCCTTGCTAATCAAGTGAGTATCTAACGAGAAAAAGATCAGCG
This region includes:
- a CDS encoding DUF2341 domain-containing protein; this encodes MKTFLLTILAIIALSSSSHAWWKPEWTLRKKITVDTSSNAISEPIGTAPVLVRLHDGNFQFLAAKEDGSDIRFVAGDDKTPLAFHIEKYDSLLNEAFVWVKIPELKPNIATNIWLYYGNAAAEKSGDAKATYDADTVLVWHFAEKGSAPADSSASAITANTSGIPVEGSIIGSGLRLDGAKDISIPAAPQLNTTEGGNLTWSAWIKPSTLAPSAVIYSRKDGVNALLIGVDNGVPYVEVSNAAGTQRSVATGQPLAVNIWRHLAIVAGGSQITLSLDGESYAMLGAALPALTTESLLGEEKTSASPGFIGELDELEISKVARPVGFLKLAAISQSGSDKAAKLLVTAPDEANEHSENELTKQLSLITDISKSLTPDGWIVIILCAILAAIGWCVTIVKFLYLGKIKKANNVFLKQWGHIAGDLTALDHGNKENIQSIGGKANPKSQRLMRQSPLYHIYHVGSEEIHQRASKADFKGLTARSMQSIKAALDGGLTREVQDLNKSLIFLTIGIAGGPYLGLLGTVIGVMITFAVIAKTGQVEVNSIAPGIAGALLATVAGLVVAIPALFAYSFVSSKIKDVVTEMQIFIDEFLAKIAEFYPEK
- a CDS encoding POTRA domain-containing protein, which translates into the protein MQKNGQRKRLMFHLLMAIFAFSGSVLSAAQTSPEPGAGPMYIREYRVSGAQVLPRIEVEKAVYPFMGPGRSEEDVEQARAALEKAYKDKGYQTVEVQVPQQTGRGGVVFLKVVEGKVGRLRVNGSRYFSLAQIKRMAPSLAEGKVVNFNDVTRDIVALNQLPDRRVTPALRAGIEPGTVDIDLEVKDTFPLHGSLELNNRYSANTSELRANGSISYNNLWQLGHSAGLSFQIVPQEPDEAKVISGYYLTRLEKTPWLSFILQGTKQDSNVSTLGGAAVAGRGEIIGARAMITLPPGKDFYHSVSLGLDYKHFDQNVNLGTGQIQSPVSYYPISAAYTASRVGKNSQTEFNAGVTMHVRGTGSSEEQFSNSRFKSDGSFIYIRGDLSHTHEFLGGNQIYGKIQGQLSDQPLLSAEQFSGGGVGTARGYLESEVPGDNALFGTLELRTLNLFKVLPWLRDRGNEWRVYAFVDSGLLTIHEPLPAQESRFELASIGVGTHMQLADHYNGSIDLAMPLISQGQTQAHDVRLNFRLWADF
- a CDS encoding response regulator, translated to MNEKIIVVDDETDLAELIVFHLTKANYQVSTVADGVEALATIRAEMPALVVLDLMLPGISGLEICRTLKGDSNTARIAIIMLTAKAGETDRIVGFELGADDYVVKPFSPRELVLRVDAVVRRNRAETKPNRLVAGKVTVDLMKHSVEVAGKVIDCTATEFKLISTLVERQGIVQSRDRLLADVWGYEAKMDSRTVDTHMRRLREKLGKYGSYLQTVRGFGYRVNLEIDQ
- a CDS encoding transposase, coding for MKKQDKSPLLLASIDVSASELVVAIANADPQPPSIKTHPNTATGHRQLLLQLTRQGDRNRVALESTGVYGLGVALHLQSHPQIEVMIVNPRAIKDFIRATMTRAKTDRVDVLGILDYLRRMPFVPWTPPAADVLSLQQITRRLT
- a CDS encoding transposase, whose amino-acid sequence is MPTQKIIARDLKLNIAHLERRIATMEKAALQLAQSSPLLARPLELITTIPGIAHKSGLRLLGELLVLPSGLKAPQWVAHAGLDPRPFESGTSVNKPRRLSKTGNTHLRASLFLPALVAIRRSAPIKACCKALLAHGKKPKVAVIAIMRKLLHSMWGILHHQQPFNPFLFYQPNPTLTPC